The following are encoded in a window of Streptomyces sp. 11x1 genomic DNA:
- a CDS encoding cobyric acid synthase — translation MSGGLLVAGTTSDAGKSVVTAGICRWLVRRGVKVAPFKAQNMSLNSFVTKEGAEIGRAQAMQAQACRVEPTALMNPVLLKPGGERSSQVVLLGKSVGEMSARGYHGGRQQRLLGTVLDCLTELRGTYDAVICEGAGSPAEINLRRTDIVNMGIARNAGLPVLVVGDIDRGGVFASFFGTVALLSPEDQALVAGFLVNKFRGDVSLLEPGLDMLRGLTGRPTYGVLPFRHGLGIDEEDGLRVSLRGTVRESNVAPPVGEDVLRVAVCAVPLMSNFTDVDALAAEPGVVVRFVDRAEELADADLVVVPGTRGTVRALEWLRERGLAEALLRRAAEGRPVLGICGGFQVLGEHIEDDVESRRGHVPALGVLPVRVRFAPEKTLTRPVGEALGERVEGYEIHHGVAEVLGGEPFLDGCRVGQIWGTHWHGSLESDGFRRAFLREVAAASGRRFVPAPDTSFAALREEQLDRLGDLIEEHADTDALWRLIESGAPSGLPFVPPGMPG, via the coding sequence ATGAGTGGCGGGCTGTTGGTCGCCGGGACCACCTCCGACGCCGGGAAGAGCGTGGTCACCGCGGGGATCTGCCGGTGGCTGGTGCGCCGGGGCGTCAAGGTCGCGCCGTTCAAGGCGCAGAACATGTCGCTCAACTCCTTCGTGACGAAGGAGGGAGCCGAGATCGGACGGGCGCAGGCCATGCAGGCCCAGGCCTGCCGGGTGGAGCCCACCGCGCTCATGAACCCCGTGCTGCTCAAGCCCGGTGGCGAGCGCAGCAGTCAGGTGGTGCTGCTGGGGAAGTCCGTGGGCGAGATGAGTGCGCGCGGCTATCACGGAGGGCGGCAACAGCGGCTGCTCGGAACCGTGTTGGACTGCCTCACCGAGCTGCGGGGCACGTATGACGCGGTGATCTGCGAGGGGGCCGGCTCTCCGGCCGAGATCAATCTGCGCCGGACCGACATCGTCAACATGGGAATCGCCCGGAACGCCGGGCTGCCCGTGCTCGTGGTCGGGGACATCGACCGCGGTGGGGTGTTCGCGTCGTTCTTCGGGACCGTCGCGCTGCTCTCCCCCGAGGACCAGGCCCTCGTCGCCGGGTTCCTCGTCAACAAGTTCCGGGGGGACGTCTCCCTGTTGGAGCCGGGGCTCGACATGCTGCGCGGGCTCACCGGGCGGCCGACGTACGGGGTGCTGCCCTTCCGGCACGGGCTCGGCATCGACGAGGAGGACGGGCTGCGGGTCTCGCTGCGGGGGACGGTGCGGGAGTCGAACGTCGCGCCGCCCGTCGGGGAGGACGTGCTGCGGGTCGCCGTGTGCGCGGTGCCGTTGATGTCCAACTTCACCGATGTGGACGCGCTCGCCGCCGAACCCGGTGTGGTCGTGCGGTTCGTGGACCGGGCCGAGGAACTGGCCGACGCCGATCTCGTCGTCGTCCCGGGGACCCGGGGCACGGTCCGGGCGCTGGAGTGGCTGCGGGAACGGGGACTCGCCGAGGCGCTGCTGCGCCGGGCCGCCGAGGGGCGGCCGGTCCTCGGCATCTGCGGGGGCTTCCAGGTCCTCGGGGAGCACATCGAGGACGACGTCGAGAGCCGCCGGGGGCATGTACCGGCGCTCGGGGTGCTTCCCGTCCGGGTGCGGTTCGCCCCGGAGAAGACGCTCACCCGGCCCGTCGGGGAGGCCCTCGGGGAGCGGGTCGAGGGGTACGAGATCCATCACGGGGTCGCCGAGGTGCTGGGCGGCGAGCCGTTCCTGGACGGGTGCCGGGTCGGGCAGATCTGGGGCACGCACTGGCACGGGTCGCTGGAGTCGGACGGGTTCCGGCGGGCCTTCCTGCGCGAGGTGGCCGCCGCCTCGGGGCGCCGGTTCGTACCGGCCCCGGACACCTCGTTCGCCGCGCTGCGCGAGGAGCAGCTCGACCGGCTCGGCGACCTGATCGAGGAGCACGCGGACACGGACGCGCTGTGGCGGCTCATCGAGTCGGGTGCGCC